DNA sequence from the Marinilongibacter aquaticus genome:
TGAATTGAATCTTCCGCTGATTTCAGTTTATCCAAAGTGATGAAAGCCTCTTGGAACCGATTTTCTTTTTTCAGGCAATCCACTTGTAGATTCTGAATAAGAAAAAGGCCTTCGGGTTCATTGTTGTTTTTAAAGTATTGAGCCAATTCTGAGCATTTTTGCAACGATTTCTGATAATTTTTGTGTGCATAGAAATGAAAAGCCTGGGCCACACGATAGTAGGCGTTCATGCGTTCTTCAGCTTTGAAATCCGTTTTTTGTTTTTCGAGATAAAGAAAATAACGGTCGGCTTCTACTTTGAGACCCAAACGCGAGGCCGAAGCCGTGAGCATGGTGTGGATCAAAAATTTCAGTCGGTTGGCGATGTCGGATTTGCTTTTGTCTACGGCAGATAACGCTTTTTTCAAATACGCATATTCTTGATCAAAAGCGTTTAGCTTTCGTTTTTCAATGGCCAAGTTGCCGTACGCGTTGGCAATAATGTCGTAATTGGATTTTTCGTAGGCTAGCTTCAGCATTTCATTGCGTTCTTTTTCGGCTTCTCCGCTCAAAAGATTGTTGCTCAACAGAATCACTAATCCGTTTTTGGCCCAGAGTAAATGGTTGGTGTCTTTTTGGATTTCGAAAAGGTGGTTCGCCAGATTGAAGTAAGTCAGCGATTGGTTGAAATGGCCTTCTGCCGAAAGCATTTCGGCGGCGTACATGGCCGCAAGACCGTAGGCAGTGGAAGTAGAATCTCCCTGGTTTTTGAATAGGGCCAATGCTTGGGCATAATTTTCAAGGGCTTCGTGAATGTGCGAATAGTTGTAGGCCCAATCGCCTTTGGAAATGAGCAATTCGGCAAAAATAGCGGGGCTTTGAATGTCCTTTTTATGGGCGAAAATATGCTTGAATAAACTGTCGATTTTTTTGTCTGTGGCAAGGCTGTTTGCAATGGACAGGTCGACGAGTTTTCTTGTGTACACAGAGAGGCTATCGAAATTGTCCGTCACCGCAAAAGTTTTCAGCTTTTCTTCAATCTTATGCTGTTCTTTTTTAACGTGCCCAGCCAAAGCGTTTTTCGTTTCCGCTGCTTGGCCGAAAAGCGTAGATACCCCAATGGGCAATAGAAAAGTAAGAACCGATATGAGGGTTTTCTGAAAACGCAAGCTGCTCTTTGGCTAATGCATATAAAAATAGAAGATTCGGCTGCGTGTATCCAAATTTTTAAGGCCTTGAGCCGTTTTCCATATATATTCTCGCGTATCCGCGTACTTTTGCGACATCATGAAAAAACTTGCTTTCCTCTTCCTGTGCGTTTTCCCGTTTATGCTTTATGCTCAGAATAAAACGGATAAAAGGCCCGCCGACAATACTTTCGATTTAGTGACATGGAACCTCGATTGGTTTGGCACAGCGGGTGTTGGACCCGAAAATGATGAAGAACAAGTGCTGCAAGTAATGCAGACATTGGAAGAACTTCATGCCGACGTATACGTGCTGGAGGAAGTGGCCAATTCGGCTTACTTCGAAAATATGCTCGGCTTTATGGAAGACTACGAGGGCCTTTGTTCTCCGGCGGTTTCGGGTGGGCGAGACGGAGGAAATGCCCAAAAGGTGTGCTTTGTGTTCAACAGGCATACGGTAAAACCTAAGGGGCTGAAGCCACTATTGGCCGGTACGCCCAAAATTGAAGATTATCCCGAATCTTTCGACCGTTTTTGGGCGAGTGGGCGTTATCCGGCTCTGTTTTCGTGCGAAGTGGAAATTGCGGGCCAAAAACAAGAATTGAAAATTGTCGGAATTCATGCCCGTGCCAATCGGAATACGCAGTCGCGTGCGGTATACGATATGCGTAAAATGGATGTACAAGTGTTGAAAGACAGCTTGGATAAATATTATGGCAACGATCCCGTCATTCTTGCGGGCGATTTCAACGACGATGTGGATGAAAGTGTGGTGGAAGGAGAAACGCGATCGACGTATTGGCCTTTCCTGAATGATCCACGGCATTGGGAACTTGTAACCAAACCATTGAGTGAAGAAGGGCGACACTCTTTCATTGGGTATAAAAACATAATCGATCATATTGCCATTTCCGATGAATTGTTCAGTCATTTGGTGCCCGGCACGGTGGCCGTATATGCCTTAAAGAATGGGGAAGAGCGATTCAAAAAGGAGGTTTCAGATCATTTGCCCGTGCTGTGCAGTTTCAGCTTTTCGCCGGATGTGATCGGTAAAAAGGAAGTGTTGGAATTTCCCAATCGCTTTCACTCTGATTTTAAGTTGAGCTTGCCCAAAGCCCTACTGGCCAACCTGAAAATTAAGAATGAAAAACAGCAAATATTGCTCGATATTACGGGCAATGAAGAGGAGCTTCACAGGCATTTGAACGAGACAATAGCCCTGTTGGAAGAGGGGCAGTACATAATTCAAATTTTTATTGGAAATACTGCATTTTCTTACAAAATTGTCAAGATGAGTCAATAACTCGCAATTCTAATATTATTCATTCTATACCTAATTAAATAATGTCAAAAAAATCAAATCGCAGAGACTTTTTGAAAACAGGGACTTTGGCCGCGAGTTCCTTTTTTATTGTGCCTCGCCATGTGTTGGGCAAAGGTTTTCGGGCTCCAAGCGATAAATTGAATCTTGCTGCTATTGGTGCCGGTGGTAAAGGTTGGGGAGATATCCGCAATGCTTGGAACAACGGTGCGGAAAATGTGGTGGCCTTGGCGGATGTTGATCCAGGACAATGCCAAAATGCCTTGAAACAATGGCCAAAAGCGAAGCACTATTTCGATTGGAGAGAAATGTTGGATAAGCAAAAGGATATCGATGCTGTAACCATCTCTACTCCAGATCATCACCACGGTATTGCTGCCATTTCGGCCATGCAAATGGGCAAAGGGGTTTATGTGCAAAAGCCACTGACCCACAACATTTACGAAACACGTATGCTTACCGAAGGGGCAAGAAAATATAAAGTGGTTTCGCAAATGGGGAACCAAGGTGCTTCAAACCCGGGTCAGCATAAAATGAAAGATTGGTTCAAACAAGACCTTATCGGACCTGTAAGTCAGGTGTATGTATGGACCAACCGCCCTGTTTGGCCGCAGGGCATTCCGGTGCCTACAGATAAGCCGGCTTTGCCCGCCACCATGAGCAAAGAAAACTGGGATGTGTTTATCGGGCCTGCAGATTATGTAGATTATCACCCACTTTACCACCCATTCAAATGGAGAGGTTGGTGGAATTTCGGTACAGGTGCTTTGGGCGATATGGGGTGCCACTTGATCGACCCGCCTTTCCGTGTATTGGAATTGGGCTATCCTACCGAAGTAGAATGTAGCGTGGGACAGATCTTCTTGGAAGATTGGAATCCAGAATATATTCCTGAAGGTTGCCCGCCTTCTTCGCATGTGCAGGTGAAATTCCCCAAAACTGCGGCGAACGATTCGGAAATGACCATGGTATGGTCTGATGGCGGTATTCGTCCGTTCCATCCACCGCAAATTCCGGCAGATGAGCCAATCGGTGATGATCAAAGTGCAAACGGTGTGATCATGATCGGCACGAAAGGTGTAATGACTTGTGGAACTTACGGATTGAACCCTAAAGTGTACTTGAATTCTGGCGAGAAAATCGAAATGGAAGAAGGCTACAATTACGGCAATCCAAATATCGGCATGCCTGAATATGGACACCAAACAAGCTGGGTTCAGGCTATAAAGGCTGGTTTCAATAGCCCCGAGCACAAAAAGCTTACTTCTTCTTTCGATTATTCCGGGCCTTTGACCGAAACTGTATTGATGGGTAACTTGGCGATTCGTTCGTACCAAGAAGCTCAACTAATCGAAGGTAAAAAGGTATTCGAAGGTCGCAAGAAATTGCTTTGGGATGGTGACAACATGAAAATCACCAACTACGATGCCGCAAACAAGTTTGTGAAGAGACAATATCGCGACGGCTGGAAATTGATCTAAGCCTCGGATTATGAAATAAAAAAGCCCTCTTTGGAAATTTTCCGAGAGGGCTTTTGTTTTGGCTTGTGGCCTTTCAGCCGTATTTGTGGCTCATGTATGCATGGCTTTCCTTCATCAGTTCACACAGAGCATCTTCATCGATGTCTTCCAACTTTTTGATATACAGGCAAGATTTCCCTGTTTTGAATTTGCCCAATTTCTGTAAAATCTCTTCATAGCGGGCAAATCCCGGCATTATGTAAAGTGTGAGTGCATTTTTACGCGGAGAAAACCCGATTTTTGGCATATCTCCCTCGCGTCCACTTTCGTATTTGTAATGATAAGAGCCATAGCCCACAATGCTCGGGCCCCACATTTTGGCTTCTTCAGAAAACAGCGTGTTCATCATTTCGAAAAGATGCAGGCTGTCGGTTTTTCTTTTCGGGTCTTCGATTTTTTCCAAGAAAGCTGCGACCGAGGCCTCCGTTTCTTTGGTTTTATTTTCAGCTTGTGCCATAATCGAAACGGTTTTTCAGGTTTTCAATTTCTTCATGCACAGGGCAGTCGGCATCGTGCGGCGTGGGCAAGTAGCCCGAACTTTGCAAAAATTCGTTCACGATTTCACCACCCACGAACTTGAAATTCTTTTTGAAGAGTTTCACCCATTCCTGTTTTTCCAAAGGATAATGTTCGCAAATCCAATTTTTGAAACTCCCGAATTCCTTTTGCAGTTCGAGAATCCTTTGGGCATTGTAGATGGCGGCATTGATCTTCAACCTGTTTCGAATAATGCGGGCATCTTGCAAAAGACGTTCGAAATCGCTTTCACCGTATCCTGCCACCACTTCAATATCAAAAGCGTCGTACGCTTCTTTAAAGCCTTCTTGCTTTTTCAGAATGGTATCCCACGAAAGTCCGGCCTGGTTTATTTCGAGTACAAGCCTCTCGAACAAAGCCTGATCATCCTCTATCGGGTGGCCATAGAATTGGTCATGATAAATGCGGTGCACATTGTCTTCGGGAAGGCTTTTGCAGAAATTACAGTAGGACATCGTAAAAGGTTTATTTGTCAAATCTAAATCAAATTTTCAGGATAATCACAAAATCGTAATGCCCGAATATTGGCTTGCATATTTGAGTCCATTAATTTGCAGCACAATTCTACAATCAAATGAAATACACCCTTATTTTCTTTCTGGTTTCGATTTCCGTATTGGCTCAAAAGCACAAAACGCTGGTGGTGCTTGTCGATGGAATTCCTTTTGATGTGATTGAAAAAGTGTCTACGCCTAATTTGGATGCCATTGCGTCCGACGGCGGTTTTGCGGCGGCCTATGTGGGCGGTGAAAAAGGTGGGGTTTCCGAGTCGCCCACGATTTCGGCTGTGGGTTACAATTCGATGCTTACAGGC
Encoded proteins:
- a CDS encoding sensor histidine kinase — protein: MRFQKTLISVLTFLLPIGVSTLFGQAAETKNALAGHVKKEQHKIEEKLKTFAVTDNFDSLSVYTRKLVDLSIANSLATDKKIDSLFKHIFAHKKDIQSPAIFAELLISKGDWAYNYSHIHEALENYAQALALFKNQGDSTSTAYGLAAMYAAEMLSAEGHFNQSLTYFNLANHLFEIQKDTNHLLWAKNGLVILLSNNLLSGEAEKERNEMLKLAYEKSNYDIIANAYGNLAIEKRKLNAFDQEYAYLKKALSAVDKSKSDIANRLKFLIHTMLTASASRLGLKVEADRYFLYLEKQKTDFKAEERMNAYYRVAQAFHFYAHKNYQKSLQKCSELAQYFKNNNEPEGLFLIQNLQVDCLKKENRFQEAFITLDKLKSAEDSIHSIVKINQLLFHKTQFETERKNRRIAEQNAQLEKKDIQYRFRLRTIGLLAFSLLLILLVIYLQKTQKETETKRLQQAKFSRQLIEAQENERSRISKELHDGIGQNLVLLKVSVPENKSQLLDKTLQDMRRFTRNLHPFILEKHGLAFALRAMLDEIDAHSGIFVVQELDKIQFELPKPTALNLYRICQEILSNILKHSQTESLKFTLECTSQKLHIRIQDHGIGFNVEDAKKSTVSLGLKTIYERAQMIDATLSIESETGKGSQFDLFYTI
- a CDS encoding endonuclease/exonuclease/phosphatase family protein, whose amino-acid sequence is MKKLAFLFLCVFPFMLYAQNKTDKRPADNTFDLVTWNLDWFGTAGVGPENDEEQVLQVMQTLEELHADVYVLEEVANSAYFENMLGFMEDYEGLCSPAVSGGRDGGNAQKVCFVFNRHTVKPKGLKPLLAGTPKIEDYPESFDRFWASGRYPALFSCEVEIAGQKQELKIVGIHARANRNTQSRAVYDMRKMDVQVLKDSLDKYYGNDPVILAGDFNDDVDESVVEGETRSTYWPFLNDPRHWELVTKPLSEEGRHSFIGYKNIIDHIAISDELFSHLVPGTVAVYALKNGEERFKKEVSDHLPVLCSFSFSPDVIGKKEVLEFPNRFHSDFKLSLPKALLANLKIKNEKQQILLDITGNEEELHRHLNETIALLEEGQYIIQIFIGNTAFSYKIVKMSQ
- a CDS encoding Gfo/Idh/MocA family protein, with the translated sequence MSKKSNRRDFLKTGTLAASSFFIVPRHVLGKGFRAPSDKLNLAAIGAGGKGWGDIRNAWNNGAENVVALADVDPGQCQNALKQWPKAKHYFDWREMLDKQKDIDAVTISTPDHHHGIAAISAMQMGKGVYVQKPLTHNIYETRMLTEGARKYKVVSQMGNQGASNPGQHKMKDWFKQDLIGPVSQVYVWTNRPVWPQGIPVPTDKPALPATMSKENWDVFIGPADYVDYHPLYHPFKWRGWWNFGTGALGDMGCHLIDPPFRVLELGYPTEVECSVGQIFLEDWNPEYIPEGCPPSSHVQVKFPKTAANDSEMTMVWSDGGIRPFHPPQIPADEPIGDDQSANGVIMIGTKGVMTCGTYGLNPKVYLNSGEKIEMEEGYNYGNPNIGMPEYGHQTSWVQAIKAGFNSPEHKKLTSSFDYSGPLTETVLMGNLAIRSYQEAQLIEGKKVFEGRKKLLWDGDNMKITNYDAANKFVKRQYRDGWKLI
- a CDS encoding DUF1801 domain-containing protein — translated: MAQAENKTKETEASVAAFLEKIEDPKRKTDSLHLFEMMNTLFSEEAKMWGPSIVGYGSYHYKYESGREGDMPKIGFSPRKNALTLYIMPGFARYEEILQKLGKFKTGKSCLYIKKLEDIDEDALCELMKESHAYMSHKYG
- a CDS encoding DNA-3-methyladenine glycosylase I, yielding MSYCNFCKSLPEDNVHRIYHDQFYGHPIEDDQALFERLVLEINQAGLSWDTILKKQEGFKEAYDAFDIEVVAGYGESDFERLLQDARIIRNRLKINAAIYNAQRILELQKEFGSFKNWICEHYPLEKQEWVKLFKKNFKFVGGEIVNEFLQSSGYLPTPHDADCPVHEEIENLKNRFDYGTS